A single genomic interval of Tursiops truncatus isolate mTurTru1 chromosome 1, mTurTru1.mat.Y, whole genome shotgun sequence harbors:
- the GBA1 gene encoding lysosomal acid glucosylceramidase isoform X2, producing MVFSSPSREECPKPQDRVGIMAPSLMGLLLLQAVSWASGARPCSPKSFGYSSVVCVCNATYCDSLDPLTLPDPGTFSRFESTRSGRRMELSLGTIQANRTGTGLLLTLQPDQKFQKVKGFGGAVTDAAALNILALSPPARDLLLKSYFSKEGIEYNIMRVPMASCDFSIRTYTYADTPDDFQLLNFSLPEEDVKLKIPLIHRALELAQRPVSLFASPWTSPTWLKTNGAVNGKGTLKGHPGDLYHQTWARYFVKFLDAYAEHKLQFWAVTAENEPSAGLFSGYPFQCLGFTPEHQRDFIARDLGPTLANSTHRNVRLLMLDDQRLLLPHWAQVVLADPEAAKYVHGIAVHWYLDFLAPAKATLGETHRLFPNTMLFASEACVGSKFWEQSVRLGSWDRGMQYSHSIITNLLYHVVGWTDWNLALNPEGGPNWVRNFVDSPIIVDIAKDTFYKQPMFYHLGHFSKFIPEGSQRVGLVASEKNDLDTVALIHPDGSAVVVVLNRRQKSLCLQMP from the exons ATGGTGTTTTCAAGTCCTTCCAGAGAG GAGTGTCCCAAGCCCCAGGACAGAGTAGGCATCATGGCTCCCAGTCTCATGGGATTGCTTCTACTTCAGGCCGTGTCGTGGGCATCAG GTGCCCGCCCCTGCAGCCCTAAAAGCTTTGGCTACAGCTCAGTGGTCTGTGTCTGCAATGCTACGTACTGTGACTCTCTTGACCCCCTGACCCTGCCTGACCCTGGCACCTTCAGCCGCTTTGAGAGCACACGCAGTGGGCGCCGAATGGAGCTGAGTCTGGGGACCATCCAGGCCAACCGCACAGGCACAG GGCTGCTGTTGACCCTGCAGCCAGATCAGAAGTTCCAGAAAGTGAAGGGTTTTGGAGGGGCCGTGACAGATGCTGCTGCTCTCAACATCCTTGCCCTGTCACCTCCTGCACGGGATTTACTACTCAAATCGTACTTCTCTAAAGAAG GGATCGAATACAACATCATGCGGGTCCCCATGGCCAGCTGTGACTTCTCCATCCGCACCTACACCTATGCGGACACCCCTGATGACTTCCAGTTGCTCAACTTCAGCCTGCCAGAGGAAGATGTCAAGCTCAAG ATACCCCTGATTCACCGAGCCCTGGAGTTGGCCCAGCGCCCTGTCTCACTCTTTGCCAGTCCCTGGACATCACCCACTTGGCTCAAGACCAATGGGGCAGTGAATGGGAAGGGGACACTCAAGGGTCATCCAGGGGATCTCTACCACCAGACCTGGGCCAGATACTTTGTCAA GTTCCTGGATGCCTATGCTGAGCACAAGTTACAGTTCTGGGCAGTGACAGCTGAGAACGAGCCTTCTGCAGGGCTATTTAGCGGGTACCCCTTCCAGTGCCTGGGCTTCACCCCTGAACACCAGCGAGACTTCATCGCCCGTGACCTGGGCCCCACCCTGGCCAACAGTACACACCGCAACGTCCGACTGCTCATGCTAGATGACCAACGCCTGCTGCTGCCCCACTGGGCCCAGGTG GTGCTGGCAGACCCAGAAGCAGCTAAGTATGTTCATGGCATCGCTGTACATTGGTACCTGGACTTTCTGGCTCCAGCAAAAGCCACCCTGGGGGAGACACATCGCCTGTTCCCCAACACCATGCTCTTTGCCTCAGAGGCCTGTGTGGGCTCCAAGTTCTGGGAGCAGAGCGTGCGGCTGGGCTCCTGGGATCGAGGGATGCAGTACAGCCACAGCATCATCACG AACCTCCTCTACCATGTGGTCGGCTGGACTGACTGGAACCTCGCCCTAAACCCTGAGGGGGGACCCAATTGGGTGCGCAACTTTGTCGACAGCCCCATCATTGTGGACATCGCCAAGGACACATTTTACAAACAGCCCATGTTTTACCACCTTGGCCACTTCAG CAAGTTCATTCCTGAGGGATCTCAGAGAGTGGGGCTGGTTGCCAGTGAGAAGAATGACTTGGACACAGTGGCACTGATACATCCCGATGGCTCTGCAGTTGTGGTCGTGCTAAACCG
- the GBA1 gene encoding lysosomal acid glucosylceramidase isoform X6 — protein sequence MELSLGTIQANRTGTGLLLTLQPDQKFQKVKGFGGAVTDAAALNILALSPPARDLLLKSYFSKEGIEYNIMRVPMASCDFSIRTYTYADTPDDFQLLNFSLPEEDVKLKIPLIHRALELAQRPVSLFASPWTSPTWLKTNGAVNGKGTLKGHPGDLYHQTWARYFVKFLDAYAEHKLQFWAVTAENEPSAGLFSGYPFQCLGFTPEHQRDFIARDLGPTLANSTHRNVRLLMLDDQRLLLPHWAQVVLADPEAAKYVHGIAVHWYLDFLAPAKATLGETHRLFPNTMLFASEACVGSKFWEQSVRLGSWDRGMQYSHSIITNLLYHVVGWTDWNLALNPEGGPNWVRNFVDSPIIVDIAKDTFYKQPMFYHLGHFSKFIPEGSQRVGLVASEKNDLDTVALIHPDGSAVVVVLNRSSKDVPLTIKDPAVGFVEAISPGYSIHTYLWRRQ from the exons ATGGAGCTGAGTCTGGGGACCATCCAGGCCAACCGCACAGGCACAG GGCTGCTGTTGACCCTGCAGCCAGATCAGAAGTTCCAGAAAGTGAAGGGTTTTGGAGGGGCCGTGACAGATGCTGCTGCTCTCAACATCCTTGCCCTGTCACCTCCTGCACGGGATTTACTACTCAAATCGTACTTCTCTAAAGAAG GGATCGAATACAACATCATGCGGGTCCCCATGGCCAGCTGTGACTTCTCCATCCGCACCTACACCTATGCGGACACCCCTGATGACTTCCAGTTGCTCAACTTCAGCCTGCCAGAGGAAGATGTCAAGCTCAAG ATACCCCTGATTCACCGAGCCCTGGAGTTGGCCCAGCGCCCTGTCTCACTCTTTGCCAGTCCCTGGACATCACCCACTTGGCTCAAGACCAATGGGGCAGTGAATGGGAAGGGGACACTCAAGGGTCATCCAGGGGATCTCTACCACCAGACCTGGGCCAGATACTTTGTCAA GTTCCTGGATGCCTATGCTGAGCACAAGTTACAGTTCTGGGCAGTGACAGCTGAGAACGAGCCTTCTGCAGGGCTATTTAGCGGGTACCCCTTCCAGTGCCTGGGCTTCACCCCTGAACACCAGCGAGACTTCATCGCCCGTGACCTGGGCCCCACCCTGGCCAACAGTACACACCGCAACGTCCGACTGCTCATGCTAGATGACCAACGCCTGCTGCTGCCCCACTGGGCCCAGGTG GTGCTGGCAGACCCAGAAGCAGCTAAGTATGTTCATGGCATCGCTGTACATTGGTACCTGGACTTTCTGGCTCCAGCAAAAGCCACCCTGGGGGAGACACATCGCCTGTTCCCCAACACCATGCTCTTTGCCTCAGAGGCCTGTGTGGGCTCCAAGTTCTGGGAGCAGAGCGTGCGGCTGGGCTCCTGGGATCGAGGGATGCAGTACAGCCACAGCATCATCACG AACCTCCTCTACCATGTGGTCGGCTGGACTGACTGGAACCTCGCCCTAAACCCTGAGGGGGGACCCAATTGGGTGCGCAACTTTGTCGACAGCCCCATCATTGTGGACATCGCCAAGGACACATTTTACAAACAGCCCATGTTTTACCACCTTGGCCACTTCAG CAAGTTCATTCCTGAGGGATCTCAGAGAGTGGGGCTGGTTGCCAGTGAGAAGAATGACTTGGACACAGTGGCACTGATACATCCCGATGGCTCTGCAGTTGTGGTCGTGCTAAACCG CTCCTCTAAGGATGTGCCTCTTACCATCAAGGATCCTGCCGTGGGCTTCGTGGAAGCTATCTCACCTGGCTACTCCATTCACACCTACCTGTGGCGTCGCCAGTGA
- the GBA1 gene encoding lysosomal acid glucosylceramidase isoform X5, producing MVFSSPSREECPKPQDRVGIMAPSLMGLLLLQAVSWASGARPCSPKSFGYSSVVCVCNATYCDSLDPLTLPDPGTFSRFESTRSGRRMELSLGTIQANRTGTGLLLTLQPDQKFQKVKGFGGAVTDAAALNILALSPPARDLLLKSYFSKEGIEYNIMRVPMASCDFSIRTYTYADTPDDFQLLNFSLPEEDVKLKIPLIHRALELAQRPVSLFASPWTSPTWLKTNGAVNGKGTLKGHPGDLYHQTWARYFVKFLDAYAEHKLQFWAVTAENEPSAGLFSGYPFQCLGFTPEHQRDFIARDLGPTLANSTHRNVRLLMLDDQRLLLPHWAQVNLLYHVVGWTDWNLALNPEGGPNWVRNFVDSPIIVDIAKDTFYKQPMFYHLGHFSKFIPEGSQRVGLVASEKNDLDTVALIHPDGSAVVVVLNRSSKDVPLTIKDPAVGFVEAISPGYSIHTYLWRRQ from the exons ATGGTGTTTTCAAGTCCTTCCAGAGAG GAGTGTCCCAAGCCCCAGGACAGAGTAGGCATCATGGCTCCCAGTCTCATGGGATTGCTTCTACTTCAGGCCGTGTCGTGGGCATCAG GTGCCCGCCCCTGCAGCCCTAAAAGCTTTGGCTACAGCTCAGTGGTCTGTGTCTGCAATGCTACGTACTGTGACTCTCTTGACCCCCTGACCCTGCCTGACCCTGGCACCTTCAGCCGCTTTGAGAGCACACGCAGTGGGCGCCGAATGGAGCTGAGTCTGGGGACCATCCAGGCCAACCGCACAGGCACAG GGCTGCTGTTGACCCTGCAGCCAGATCAGAAGTTCCAGAAAGTGAAGGGTTTTGGAGGGGCCGTGACAGATGCTGCTGCTCTCAACATCCTTGCCCTGTCACCTCCTGCACGGGATTTACTACTCAAATCGTACTTCTCTAAAGAAG GGATCGAATACAACATCATGCGGGTCCCCATGGCCAGCTGTGACTTCTCCATCCGCACCTACACCTATGCGGACACCCCTGATGACTTCCAGTTGCTCAACTTCAGCCTGCCAGAGGAAGATGTCAAGCTCAAG ATACCCCTGATTCACCGAGCCCTGGAGTTGGCCCAGCGCCCTGTCTCACTCTTTGCCAGTCCCTGGACATCACCCACTTGGCTCAAGACCAATGGGGCAGTGAATGGGAAGGGGACACTCAAGGGTCATCCAGGGGATCTCTACCACCAGACCTGGGCCAGATACTTTGTCAA GTTCCTGGATGCCTATGCTGAGCACAAGTTACAGTTCTGGGCAGTGACAGCTGAGAACGAGCCTTCTGCAGGGCTATTTAGCGGGTACCCCTTCCAGTGCCTGGGCTTCACCCCTGAACACCAGCGAGACTTCATCGCCCGTGACCTGGGCCCCACCCTGGCCAACAGTACACACCGCAACGTCCGACTGCTCATGCTAGATGACCAACGCCTGCTGCTGCCCCACTGGGCCCAGGTG AACCTCCTCTACCATGTGGTCGGCTGGACTGACTGGAACCTCGCCCTAAACCCTGAGGGGGGACCCAATTGGGTGCGCAACTTTGTCGACAGCCCCATCATTGTGGACATCGCCAAGGACACATTTTACAAACAGCCCATGTTTTACCACCTTGGCCACTTCAG CAAGTTCATTCCTGAGGGATCTCAGAGAGTGGGGCTGGTTGCCAGTGAGAAGAATGACTTGGACACAGTGGCACTGATACATCCCGATGGCTCTGCAGTTGTGGTCGTGCTAAACCG CTCCTCTAAGGATGTGCCTCTTACCATCAAGGATCCTGCCGTGGGCTTCGTGGAAGCTATCTCACCTGGCTACTCCATTCACACCTACCTGTGGCGTCGCCAGTGA
- the GBA1 gene encoding lysosomal acid glucosylceramidase isoform X4, producing MAPSLMGLLLLQAVSWASGARPCSPKSFGYSSVVCVCNATYCDSLDPLTLPDPGTFSRFESTRSGRRMELSLGTIQANRTGTGLLLTLQPDQKFQKVKGFGGAVTDAAALNILALSPPARDLLLKSYFSKEGIEYNIMRVPMASCDFSIRTYTYADTPDDFQLLNFSLPEEDVKLKIPLIHRALELAQRPVSLFASPWTSPTWLKTNGAVNGKGTLKGHPGDLYHQTWARYFVKFLDAYAEHKLQFWAVTAENEPSAGLFSGYPFQCLGFTPEHQRDFIARDLGPTLANSTHRNVRLLMLDDQRLLLPHWAQVVLADPEAAKYVHGIAVHWYLDFLAPAKATLGETHRLFPNTMLFASEACVGSKFWEQSVRLGSWDRGMQYSHSIITNLLYHVVGWTDWNLALNPEGGPNWVRNFVDSPIIVDIAKDTFYKQPMFYHLGHFSKFIPEGSQRVGLVASEKNDLDTVALIHPDGSAVVVVLNRSSKDVPLTIKDPAVGFVEAISPGYSIHTYLWRRQ from the exons ATGGCTCCCAGTCTCATGGGATTGCTTCTACTTCAGGCCGTGTCGTGGGCATCAG GTGCCCGCCCCTGCAGCCCTAAAAGCTTTGGCTACAGCTCAGTGGTCTGTGTCTGCAATGCTACGTACTGTGACTCTCTTGACCCCCTGACCCTGCCTGACCCTGGCACCTTCAGCCGCTTTGAGAGCACACGCAGTGGGCGCCGAATGGAGCTGAGTCTGGGGACCATCCAGGCCAACCGCACAGGCACAG GGCTGCTGTTGACCCTGCAGCCAGATCAGAAGTTCCAGAAAGTGAAGGGTTTTGGAGGGGCCGTGACAGATGCTGCTGCTCTCAACATCCTTGCCCTGTCACCTCCTGCACGGGATTTACTACTCAAATCGTACTTCTCTAAAGAAG GGATCGAATACAACATCATGCGGGTCCCCATGGCCAGCTGTGACTTCTCCATCCGCACCTACACCTATGCGGACACCCCTGATGACTTCCAGTTGCTCAACTTCAGCCTGCCAGAGGAAGATGTCAAGCTCAAG ATACCCCTGATTCACCGAGCCCTGGAGTTGGCCCAGCGCCCTGTCTCACTCTTTGCCAGTCCCTGGACATCACCCACTTGGCTCAAGACCAATGGGGCAGTGAATGGGAAGGGGACACTCAAGGGTCATCCAGGGGATCTCTACCACCAGACCTGGGCCAGATACTTTGTCAA GTTCCTGGATGCCTATGCTGAGCACAAGTTACAGTTCTGGGCAGTGACAGCTGAGAACGAGCCTTCTGCAGGGCTATTTAGCGGGTACCCCTTCCAGTGCCTGGGCTTCACCCCTGAACACCAGCGAGACTTCATCGCCCGTGACCTGGGCCCCACCCTGGCCAACAGTACACACCGCAACGTCCGACTGCTCATGCTAGATGACCAACGCCTGCTGCTGCCCCACTGGGCCCAGGTG GTGCTGGCAGACCCAGAAGCAGCTAAGTATGTTCATGGCATCGCTGTACATTGGTACCTGGACTTTCTGGCTCCAGCAAAAGCCACCCTGGGGGAGACACATCGCCTGTTCCCCAACACCATGCTCTTTGCCTCAGAGGCCTGTGTGGGCTCCAAGTTCTGGGAGCAGAGCGTGCGGCTGGGCTCCTGGGATCGAGGGATGCAGTACAGCCACAGCATCATCACG AACCTCCTCTACCATGTGGTCGGCTGGACTGACTGGAACCTCGCCCTAAACCCTGAGGGGGGACCCAATTGGGTGCGCAACTTTGTCGACAGCCCCATCATTGTGGACATCGCCAAGGACACATTTTACAAACAGCCCATGTTTTACCACCTTGGCCACTTCAG CAAGTTCATTCCTGAGGGATCTCAGAGAGTGGGGCTGGTTGCCAGTGAGAAGAATGACTTGGACACAGTGGCACTGATACATCCCGATGGCTCTGCAGTTGTGGTCGTGCTAAACCG CTCCTCTAAGGATGTGCCTCTTACCATCAAGGATCCTGCCGTGGGCTTCGTGGAAGCTATCTCACCTGGCTACTCCATTCACACCTACCTGTGGCGTCGCCAGTGA
- the GBA1 gene encoding lysosomal acid glucosylceramidase isoform X1, translated as MVFSSPSREECPKPQDRVGIMAPSLMGLLLLQAVSWASGARPCSPKSFGYSSVVCVCNATYCDSLDPLTLPDPGTFSRFESTRSGRRMELSLGTIQANRTGTGLLLTLQPDQKFQKVKGFGGAVTDAAALNILALSPPARDLLLKSYFSKEGIEYNIMRVPMASCDFSIRTYTYADTPDDFQLLNFSLPEEDVKLKIPLIHRALELAQRPVSLFASPWTSPTWLKTNGAVNGKGTLKGHPGDLYHQTWARYFVKFLDAYAEHKLQFWAVTAENEPSAGLFSGYPFQCLGFTPEHQRDFIARDLGPTLANSTHRNVRLLMLDDQRLLLPHWAQVVLADPEAAKYVHGIAVHWYLDFLAPAKATLGETHRLFPNTMLFASEACVGSKFWEQSVRLGSWDRGMQYSHSIITNLLYHVVGWTDWNLALNPEGGPNWVRNFVDSPIIVDIAKDTFYKQPMFYHLGHFSKFIPEGSQRVGLVASEKNDLDTVALIHPDGSAVVVVLNRSSKDVPLTIKDPAVGFVEAISPGYSIHTYLWRRQ; from the exons ATGGTGTTTTCAAGTCCTTCCAGAGAG GAGTGTCCCAAGCCCCAGGACAGAGTAGGCATCATGGCTCCCAGTCTCATGGGATTGCTTCTACTTCAGGCCGTGTCGTGGGCATCAG GTGCCCGCCCCTGCAGCCCTAAAAGCTTTGGCTACAGCTCAGTGGTCTGTGTCTGCAATGCTACGTACTGTGACTCTCTTGACCCCCTGACCCTGCCTGACCCTGGCACCTTCAGCCGCTTTGAGAGCACACGCAGTGGGCGCCGAATGGAGCTGAGTCTGGGGACCATCCAGGCCAACCGCACAGGCACAG GGCTGCTGTTGACCCTGCAGCCAGATCAGAAGTTCCAGAAAGTGAAGGGTTTTGGAGGGGCCGTGACAGATGCTGCTGCTCTCAACATCCTTGCCCTGTCACCTCCTGCACGGGATTTACTACTCAAATCGTACTTCTCTAAAGAAG GGATCGAATACAACATCATGCGGGTCCCCATGGCCAGCTGTGACTTCTCCATCCGCACCTACACCTATGCGGACACCCCTGATGACTTCCAGTTGCTCAACTTCAGCCTGCCAGAGGAAGATGTCAAGCTCAAG ATACCCCTGATTCACCGAGCCCTGGAGTTGGCCCAGCGCCCTGTCTCACTCTTTGCCAGTCCCTGGACATCACCCACTTGGCTCAAGACCAATGGGGCAGTGAATGGGAAGGGGACACTCAAGGGTCATCCAGGGGATCTCTACCACCAGACCTGGGCCAGATACTTTGTCAA GTTCCTGGATGCCTATGCTGAGCACAAGTTACAGTTCTGGGCAGTGACAGCTGAGAACGAGCCTTCTGCAGGGCTATTTAGCGGGTACCCCTTCCAGTGCCTGGGCTTCACCCCTGAACACCAGCGAGACTTCATCGCCCGTGACCTGGGCCCCACCCTGGCCAACAGTACACACCGCAACGTCCGACTGCTCATGCTAGATGACCAACGCCTGCTGCTGCCCCACTGGGCCCAGGTG GTGCTGGCAGACCCAGAAGCAGCTAAGTATGTTCATGGCATCGCTGTACATTGGTACCTGGACTTTCTGGCTCCAGCAAAAGCCACCCTGGGGGAGACACATCGCCTGTTCCCCAACACCATGCTCTTTGCCTCAGAGGCCTGTGTGGGCTCCAAGTTCTGGGAGCAGAGCGTGCGGCTGGGCTCCTGGGATCGAGGGATGCAGTACAGCCACAGCATCATCACG AACCTCCTCTACCATGTGGTCGGCTGGACTGACTGGAACCTCGCCCTAAACCCTGAGGGGGGACCCAATTGGGTGCGCAACTTTGTCGACAGCCCCATCATTGTGGACATCGCCAAGGACACATTTTACAAACAGCCCATGTTTTACCACCTTGGCCACTTCAG CAAGTTCATTCCTGAGGGATCTCAGAGAGTGGGGCTGGTTGCCAGTGAGAAGAATGACTTGGACACAGTGGCACTGATACATCCCGATGGCTCTGCAGTTGTGGTCGTGCTAAACCG CTCCTCTAAGGATGTGCCTCTTACCATCAAGGATCCTGCCGTGGGCTTCGTGGAAGCTATCTCACCTGGCTACTCCATTCACACCTACCTGTGGCGTCGCCAGTGA
- the GBA1 gene encoding lysosomal acid glucosylceramidase isoform X3, whose product MVFSSPSREECPKPQDRVGIMAPSLMGLLLLQAVSWASGARPCSPKSFGYSSVVCVCNATYCDSLDPLTLPDPGTFSRFESTRSGRRMELSLGTIQANRTGTGLLLTLQPDQKFQKVKGFGGAVTDAAALNILALSPPARDLLLKSYFSKEGIEYNIMRVPMASCDFSIRTYTYADTPDDFQLLNFSLPEEDVKLKIPLIHRALELAQRPVSLFASPWTSPTWLKTNGAVNGKGTLKGHPGDLYHQTWARYFVKFLDAYAEHKLQFWAVTAENEPSAGLFSGYPFQCLGFTPEHQRDFIARDLGPTLANSTHRNVRLLMLDDQRLLLPHWAQVVLADPEAAKYVHGIAVHWYLDFLAPAKATLGETHRLFPNTMLFASEACVGSKFWEQSVRLGSWDRGMQYSHSIITNLLYHVVGWTDWNLALNPEGGPNWVRNFVDSPIIVDIAKDTFYKQPMFYHLGHFSKFIPEGSQRVGLVASEKNDLDTVALIHPDGSAVVVVLNRQKSLCLQMP is encoded by the exons ATGGTGTTTTCAAGTCCTTCCAGAGAG GAGTGTCCCAAGCCCCAGGACAGAGTAGGCATCATGGCTCCCAGTCTCATGGGATTGCTTCTACTTCAGGCCGTGTCGTGGGCATCAG GTGCCCGCCCCTGCAGCCCTAAAAGCTTTGGCTACAGCTCAGTGGTCTGTGTCTGCAATGCTACGTACTGTGACTCTCTTGACCCCCTGACCCTGCCTGACCCTGGCACCTTCAGCCGCTTTGAGAGCACACGCAGTGGGCGCCGAATGGAGCTGAGTCTGGGGACCATCCAGGCCAACCGCACAGGCACAG GGCTGCTGTTGACCCTGCAGCCAGATCAGAAGTTCCAGAAAGTGAAGGGTTTTGGAGGGGCCGTGACAGATGCTGCTGCTCTCAACATCCTTGCCCTGTCACCTCCTGCACGGGATTTACTACTCAAATCGTACTTCTCTAAAGAAG GGATCGAATACAACATCATGCGGGTCCCCATGGCCAGCTGTGACTTCTCCATCCGCACCTACACCTATGCGGACACCCCTGATGACTTCCAGTTGCTCAACTTCAGCCTGCCAGAGGAAGATGTCAAGCTCAAG ATACCCCTGATTCACCGAGCCCTGGAGTTGGCCCAGCGCCCTGTCTCACTCTTTGCCAGTCCCTGGACATCACCCACTTGGCTCAAGACCAATGGGGCAGTGAATGGGAAGGGGACACTCAAGGGTCATCCAGGGGATCTCTACCACCAGACCTGGGCCAGATACTTTGTCAA GTTCCTGGATGCCTATGCTGAGCACAAGTTACAGTTCTGGGCAGTGACAGCTGAGAACGAGCCTTCTGCAGGGCTATTTAGCGGGTACCCCTTCCAGTGCCTGGGCTTCACCCCTGAACACCAGCGAGACTTCATCGCCCGTGACCTGGGCCCCACCCTGGCCAACAGTACACACCGCAACGTCCGACTGCTCATGCTAGATGACCAACGCCTGCTGCTGCCCCACTGGGCCCAGGTG GTGCTGGCAGACCCAGAAGCAGCTAAGTATGTTCATGGCATCGCTGTACATTGGTACCTGGACTTTCTGGCTCCAGCAAAAGCCACCCTGGGGGAGACACATCGCCTGTTCCCCAACACCATGCTCTTTGCCTCAGAGGCCTGTGTGGGCTCCAAGTTCTGGGAGCAGAGCGTGCGGCTGGGCTCCTGGGATCGAGGGATGCAGTACAGCCACAGCATCATCACG AACCTCCTCTACCATGTGGTCGGCTGGACTGACTGGAACCTCGCCCTAAACCCTGAGGGGGGACCCAATTGGGTGCGCAACTTTGTCGACAGCCCCATCATTGTGGACATCGCCAAGGACACATTTTACAAACAGCCCATGTTTTACCACCTTGGCCACTTCAG CAAGTTCATTCCTGAGGGATCTCAGAGAGTGGGGCTGGTTGCCAGTGAGAAGAATGACTTGGACACAGTGGCACTGATACATCCCGATGGCTCTGCAGTTGTGGTCGTGCTAAACCG